A window of the Listeria swaminathanii genome harbors these coding sequences:
- a CDS encoding sugar phosphate isomerase/epimerase family protein, producing the protein MAMKEKMAVQLYSVRKEMERDLEGTLKKIHEIGFRYVQLDGMRGNDPAEVRRLLQKYELKVIGMHIKHDRFMTDLDGIIEEAYYFDCKTVFDKYIEEEDQTTAGYTATKAALIHAAEKLHELGFRIGLHNPEYDFNECIDGRRVMDYITDPVNGICIYAEPDTYWIRAAGHDEVEFIKRYSGRAPIVHMKDFVSGFELEDMDNNLVEMGEGEVDFRAIMKWGETNGVEYYCIEQDRSKRDMFETLEASYHYLLHL; encoded by the coding sequence ATGGCTATGAAAGAAAAAATGGCAGTCCAACTTTATTCTGTTCGAAAAGAAATGGAGCGCGATTTAGAAGGTACGCTCAAGAAAATTCATGAAATCGGCTTTCGTTATGTGCAACTCGATGGTATGCGTGGCAATGACCCTGCAGAGGTGCGCCGTTTACTACAAAAATATGAGTTAAAAGTGATTGGCATGCACATCAAGCACGACCGTTTTATGACCGATTTGGACGGAATTATTGAAGAAGCCTATTACTTCGATTGTAAAACTGTCTTTGATAAATATATCGAAGAAGAGGACCAAACAACAGCGGGCTACACGGCAACAAAAGCTGCATTGATTCATGCGGCAGAAAAGCTCCATGAACTTGGTTTTCGCATCGGTTTGCACAATCCAGAATATGATTTTAACGAATGTATCGATGGGCGTAGGGTGATGGATTATATTACGGATCCAGTCAATGGCATTTGTATTTATGCCGAACCGGATACTTACTGGATAAGAGCAGCTGGACATGATGAAGTCGAATTTATCAAGCGTTACAGTGGTCGCGCGCCAATTGTTCATATGAAAGACTTTGTGAGCGGTTTCGAACTAGAAGATATGGACAATAACCTTGTTGAAATGGGTGAAGGCGAAGTGGATTTCCGCGCTATTATGAAATGGGGCGAAACAAATGGGGTCGAATACTACTGCATCGAGCAAGATAGATCCAAACGCGATATGTTCGAAACGTTAGAAGCAAGTTATCACTACTTATTACATCTATAA
- a CDS encoding collagen binding domain-containing protein yields the protein MKKRWLFFAILLLIASGFLSPKAEAATDYGSSFFTKVSLQNQNGEAATNFKENSRVRVAYDFAITQPVTSGETMTLTIPDQLKLINFGAFPVSDTAGNTIANATIDPTTGTITLTFTDYVNTHTDLKGSLFYNATFNSKNIQTDQVNPILFPVNNTTETINAFIGKVNTGGGTGSPTIVFKQGRMDDKDNSILHWTVTLNNALTPIDNAIYTDTLGSGQNLVGSATIKYRDANKKVITTNIQPITLDPDRNFELSIGTLNNQSVVITYDTKITTKQKSYTNKATLSGDNLDPVSRNATVNDYSSGGQGSGTAPPVKEEPPFIPAEKQPIEKTVETDFGPLEVVKDSEQNGKIKVIYKVKSGDTLPGVAKKFDVTVSEIKDWNNLTSDTLQAGQKLQLTIEKTLLSKITVPPVQKVTSTTRVDGVVSGGATGTLPHTGDSNPLIPFVTGLSLIALGFTFGRRN from the coding sequence ATGAAAAAAAGATGGCTATTTTTTGCAATCCTATTATTAATTGCAAGTGGATTTTTAAGTCCAAAAGCAGAAGCTGCAACAGATTATGGTAGTAGCTTTTTTACAAAGGTATCTTTACAAAATCAAAACGGGGAAGCAGCGACGAATTTTAAAGAAAATAGTAGGGTGCGAGTGGCGTACGATTTTGCGATTACACAACCTGTTACTAGCGGAGAAACAATGACATTAACCATTCCCGATCAGCTGAAATTAATTAATTTTGGCGCATTTCCTGTAAGTGATACAGCAGGAAACACCATCGCAAATGCAACAATCGACCCAACAACGGGAACTATCACATTAACTTTTACAGATTACGTCAATACACATACAGATTTAAAAGGTAGCCTATTTTATAACGCCACTTTCAACAGCAAAAATATTCAAACGGATCAAGTAAATCCAATTCTATTTCCTGTGAACAATACGACCGAAACGATAAATGCTTTTATTGGCAAAGTGAATACGGGCGGTGGAACTGGCTCGCCGACAATCGTTTTTAAACAAGGACGAATGGACGATAAAGACAACAGCATTTTACATTGGACGGTTACTTTAAATAATGCATTAACGCCAATTGATAATGCGATTTATACCGACACGCTTGGTTCAGGTCAAAATCTGGTCGGAAGCGCGACAATCAAATACAGAGATGCCAATAAAAAAGTCATCACAACAAATATCCAACCAATTACACTAGATCCTGACCGTAATTTCGAACTGTCAATCGGCACATTAAACAATCAATCTGTCGTCATTACTTACGATACGAAAATTACGACAAAACAAAAAAGCTATACGAATAAAGCAACTCTTTCTGGTGACAATTTAGATCCAGTTTCAAGGAATGCAACGGTTAATGATTACAGCAGTGGCGGACAAGGCTCAGGAACTGCACCACCAGTCAAAGAAGAACCACCATTCATCCCAGCCGAAAAGCAGCCGATTGAAAAAACAGTCGAAACAGACTTTGGCCCACTGGAAGTTGTCAAAGATTCCGAACAAAATGGCAAAATCAAAGTCATTTACAAAGTGAAAAGCGGCGATACATTACCGGGTGTAGCGAAAAAATTCGATGTCACCGTTTCAGAAATAAAAGACTGGAATAATCTTACTTCAGACACATTACAAGCAGGACAAAAACTACAATTAACGATTGAAAAAACATTGCTATCAAAAATCACCGTTCCACCAGTGCAAAAAGTGACAAGCACAACGAGAGTAGATGGGGTTGTGAGCGGCGGTGCGACAGGTACGTTGCCGCATACAGGGGACAGCAATCCACTCATTCCATTTGTGACAGGGTTAAGCTTGATTGCACTTGGTTTTACATTTGGACGTAGAAATTAA
- a CDS encoding PH domain-containing protein codes for MELENLEKKLPEKIKTVWRQTEGIAVLVFLLCSVAAAIILYYAEVSVWWSAIGFGLTAVYAAFIYLFIIPFRFARWSYQIKPDEMEIQHGIIFRSRVLIPMIRIQHVETEQGPLLRRQKLVSLSITTAARTHKIEAVNECESDELRHHILELVKVAKEDV; via the coding sequence ATGGAACTTGAAAATTTAGAAAAGAAATTACCGGAGAAAATTAAAACAGTTTGGCGGCAAACAGAGGGAATTGCGGTCCTAGTTTTTCTGCTTTGTTCGGTTGCAGCAGCGATTATTTTGTATTATGCAGAAGTTTCGGTTTGGTGGAGCGCGATTGGCTTTGGCTTGACCGCTGTCTATGCTGCATTTATCTACTTATTCATTATTCCGTTTCGTTTTGCACGTTGGAGCTATCAGATTAAACCAGACGAAATGGAAATTCAGCACGGTATCATTTTTAGAAGTCGTGTCTTAATTCCGATGATTCGCATTCAACACGTGGAAACAGAGCAAGGCCCACTACTGAGAAGACAAAAATTAGTTTCCTTATCGATTACAACAGCAGCAAGGACACATAAAATTGAAGCGGTAAACGAGTGCGAGTCGGATGAACTTAGACATCATATCCTTGAACTTGTGAAGGTGGCGAAAGAAGATGTTTGA